In Brienomyrus brachyistius isolate T26 chromosome 3, BBRACH_0.4, whole genome shotgun sequence, the following proteins share a genomic window:
- the cracr2aa gene encoding EF-hand calcium-binding domain-containing protein 4B isoform X1 has product MAAELIRDPSEGPKGTDGGHTTLLEKTQEFFQICDTEGKGFVTRRDMQRLCGELPLTSEDLEDVFDSLDADGNGFLTLEEFSSGFSEFLFGRRISVAEQTTTSPGPASSKVVFQSQCDELDFSEDEEEKHFSLLMESLGASHVFEDPREVRILWAELRRDEPHLLCNFEEFLVRVTQQIKEANKDKRDMESLLRRRTASHDDEIQRLYEEMEQQIQDEKERITLQDSERFLSRSQDLEHKLVLKEQEMENLIQKQKKLERQCRDLHSERRETSVENVKLKQTNEELTRELKRRAQELSLAQDQLGLLQEQSSHLREDRDMEMYWVTEGLQREKTSLLKQLDLLREMNKHLRDERDMCSMKPRTSLKTPSPRSTSTPLRPADRKQANVSNEDEDEEDAPSCSWRKSSLGLNGLGPPLSQEVELAQGTGGQRHLPRIISIEEDPLPQLLQQDFQCQLPQWSEDEEGENVDPQTRGNTSAHSPSNANRAVPSSPRGRPVGKETIQDGEAVISAPDRFFKIVLVGNSSVGKTSLLRRFCNNCFSPGTSATVGIDYSMKTLMVDSTQVAMQLWDTAGQERYHSITKQFFRKVDGVVIVYDITAEQSFIAVRHWLTSVQEGAGEDIPIMLLGNKKDMESERQVQARVGEALAKQECQLCFYECSAFSGQNVLESMVHLAKLLKEQEDGEKEKTIQLVNRAASRRSCCLGQ; this is encoded by the exons AGGCTCTGTGGAGAGCTTCCCCTAACCTCAGAGGACCTGGAGGATGTGTTCGACTCCCTTGATGCAGATGGAAATGGCTTTCTCACCTTGGAGGAGTTTTCCAGTGGATTCA GTGAGTTTCTGTTTGGCCGGAGGATCTCTGTAGCAGAGCAGACCACAACTTCACCTGGCCCGGCCTCCTCTAAAGTTGTATTCCAGAGTCAGTGTGACGAGCTGGACTTTagcgaggatgaggaggagaagCACTTCTCTTTGCTAATGGAGAGCCTGGGGGCCAGCCACGTGTTTGAGGA TCCAAGAGAAGTGCGCATTCTATGGGCTGAGCTTCGACGGGACGAGCCTCACCTCCTGTGCAACTTCGAGGAGTTCCTTGTCCGGGTCACCCAGCAGATCAAAGAGGCCAACAAGGACAAGAGAGACATGGAAAGTCTGCTGAGGAG GAGAACTGCTTCTCATGATGATGAAATCCAACGCCTTTATGAGGAGATGGAGCAGCAGATCCAGGATGAGAAGGAACGCATTACCCTGCAG GATTCTGAGCGCTTCCTATCACGGAGCCAGGACCTGGAGCACAAGCTGGTCTTGAAAGAACAAGAGATGGAGAATCTCATCcagaagcagaaaaag CTAGAAAGACAGTGCAGGGACCTGCACAGTGAACGGCGGGAGACCAGTGTGGAGAATGTCAAGCTAAAGCAAACCAATGAGGAGCTGACCAGGGAGCTGAAGAGAAGGGCCCAGGAGCTTTCTCTCGCCCAGGACCagctggggctgctgcaggaaCAGTCCAGCCACCTGCGTGAGGACCGTGACAT GGAGATGTACTGGGTCACTGAGGGCCTGCAGAGGGAGAAAACTAGCCTGCTGAAGCAGCTGGACCTCCTCAG GGAGATGAACAAGCATCTGCGGGATGAGCGTGACATGTGCTCTATG AAACCCAGGACTTCCTTGAAAACGCCCTCGCCCAGATCGACATCCACCCCGCTGCGGCCTGCTGACCGCAAGCAGGCCAATGTCAG caatgaggatgaggatgaggaggacgcCCCCTCGTGCTCCTGGAGGAAGAGCTCCCTAGGTCTTAACGGGCTTGGGCCGCCTCTCAGTCAGGAGGTGGAGCTGGCTCAGGGGACAGGGGGCCAACGTCACCTACCTAGAATCATCTCCATCGAGGAGGACCCCCTGCCCCAGCTGCTACAGCAGGATTTCCAGTGCCAGCTGCCGCAGTGGAGCGAAGATGAGGAGGGCGAGAACGTGGATCCACAGACCAGAGGCAACACCTCTGCTCACAGCCCGTCCAATGCCAACAGGGCTGTGCCCTCATCCCCCCGGGGCCGGCCAGTTGGCAAGGAGACTATCCAGGAC GGCGAAGCCGTCATCTCTGCTCCAGACCGTTTCTTCAAAATTGTGCTGGTGGGCAACTCCAGTGTGGGGAAGACCTCCCTCCTGCGCCGATTCTGCAACAACTGCTTCTCCCCAGGAACTTCTGCCACTGTAG GCATAGACTACAGTATGAAGACGTTGATGGTGGACAGCACCCAGGTGGCTATGCAGTTATGGGATACTGCTGGGCAGGAGAG GTACCACAGCATCACGAAGCAGTTCTTCCGCAAAGTTGACGGCGTGGTCATTGTGTATGACATCACTGCTGAGCAAAGCTTCATCGCTGTACGTCATTGGCTGACCAGTGTGCAG gaaggggcaggagaggacATTCCCATCATGCTCCTGGGGAACAAAAAGGACATGGAGAGTGAGCGGCAGGTCCAGGCCAGAGTGGGCGAGGCGTTGGCCAAG CAGGAATGCCAGCTCTGCTTCTATGAATGCAGTGCCTTCTCTGGCCAAAATGTGTTGGAGTCCATGGTCCATCTGGCCAA ACTCCTGAAGGAGCAGGAAGACGGAGAGAAGGAGAAGACCATCCAGCTGGTGAACAGGGCTGCCAGCAGACGGTCCTGCTGCTTGGGGCAGTAG
- the cracr2aa gene encoding EF-hand calcium-binding domain-containing protein 4B isoform X2, whose translation MAAELIRDPSEGPKGTDGGHTTLLEKTQEFFQICDTEGKGFVTRRDMQRLCGELPLTSEDLEDVFDSLDADGNGFLTLEEFSSGFSEFLFGRRISVAEQTTTSPGPASSKVVFQSQCDELDFSEDEEEKHFSLLMESLGASHVFEDPREVRILWAELRRDEPHLLCNFEEFLVRVTQQIKEANKDKRDMESLLRRRTASHDDEIQRLYEEMEQQIQDEKERITLQDSERFLSRSQDLEHKLVLKEQEMENLIQKQKKLERQCRDLHSERRETSVENVKLKQTNEELTRELKRRAQELSLAQDQLGLLQEQSSHLREDRDMEMYWVTEGLQREKTSLLKQLDLLREMNKHLRDERDMCSMKPRTSLKTPSPRSTSTPLRPADRKQANVSNEDEDEEDAPSCSWRKSSLGLNGLGPPLSQEVELAQGTGGQRHLPRIISIEEDPLPQLLQQDFQCQLPQWSEDEEGENVDPQTRGNTSAHSPSNANRAVPSSPRGRPVGKETIQDGEAVISAPDRFFKIVLVGNSSVGKTSLLRRFCNNCFSPGTSATVGIDYSMKTLMVDSTQVAMQLWDTAGQERYHSITKQFFRKVDGVVIVYDITAEQSFIAVRHWLTSVQEGAGEDIPIMLLGNKKDMESERQVQARVGEALAKECQLCFYECSAFSGQNVLESMVHLAKLLKEQEDGEKEKTIQLVNRAASRRSCCLGQ comes from the exons AGGCTCTGTGGAGAGCTTCCCCTAACCTCAGAGGACCTGGAGGATGTGTTCGACTCCCTTGATGCAGATGGAAATGGCTTTCTCACCTTGGAGGAGTTTTCCAGTGGATTCA GTGAGTTTCTGTTTGGCCGGAGGATCTCTGTAGCAGAGCAGACCACAACTTCACCTGGCCCGGCCTCCTCTAAAGTTGTATTCCAGAGTCAGTGTGACGAGCTGGACTTTagcgaggatgaggaggagaagCACTTCTCTTTGCTAATGGAGAGCCTGGGGGCCAGCCACGTGTTTGAGGA TCCAAGAGAAGTGCGCATTCTATGGGCTGAGCTTCGACGGGACGAGCCTCACCTCCTGTGCAACTTCGAGGAGTTCCTTGTCCGGGTCACCCAGCAGATCAAAGAGGCCAACAAGGACAAGAGAGACATGGAAAGTCTGCTGAGGAG GAGAACTGCTTCTCATGATGATGAAATCCAACGCCTTTATGAGGAGATGGAGCAGCAGATCCAGGATGAGAAGGAACGCATTACCCTGCAG GATTCTGAGCGCTTCCTATCACGGAGCCAGGACCTGGAGCACAAGCTGGTCTTGAAAGAACAAGAGATGGAGAATCTCATCcagaagcagaaaaag CTAGAAAGACAGTGCAGGGACCTGCACAGTGAACGGCGGGAGACCAGTGTGGAGAATGTCAAGCTAAAGCAAACCAATGAGGAGCTGACCAGGGAGCTGAAGAGAAGGGCCCAGGAGCTTTCTCTCGCCCAGGACCagctggggctgctgcaggaaCAGTCCAGCCACCTGCGTGAGGACCGTGACAT GGAGATGTACTGGGTCACTGAGGGCCTGCAGAGGGAGAAAACTAGCCTGCTGAAGCAGCTGGACCTCCTCAG GGAGATGAACAAGCATCTGCGGGATGAGCGTGACATGTGCTCTATG AAACCCAGGACTTCCTTGAAAACGCCCTCGCCCAGATCGACATCCACCCCGCTGCGGCCTGCTGACCGCAAGCAGGCCAATGTCAG caatgaggatgaggatgaggaggacgcCCCCTCGTGCTCCTGGAGGAAGAGCTCCCTAGGTCTTAACGGGCTTGGGCCGCCTCTCAGTCAGGAGGTGGAGCTGGCTCAGGGGACAGGGGGCCAACGTCACCTACCTAGAATCATCTCCATCGAGGAGGACCCCCTGCCCCAGCTGCTACAGCAGGATTTCCAGTGCCAGCTGCCGCAGTGGAGCGAAGATGAGGAGGGCGAGAACGTGGATCCACAGACCAGAGGCAACACCTCTGCTCACAGCCCGTCCAATGCCAACAGGGCTGTGCCCTCATCCCCCCGGGGCCGGCCAGTTGGCAAGGAGACTATCCAGGAC GGCGAAGCCGTCATCTCTGCTCCAGACCGTTTCTTCAAAATTGTGCTGGTGGGCAACTCCAGTGTGGGGAAGACCTCCCTCCTGCGCCGATTCTGCAACAACTGCTTCTCCCCAGGAACTTCTGCCACTGTAG GCATAGACTACAGTATGAAGACGTTGATGGTGGACAGCACCCAGGTGGCTATGCAGTTATGGGATACTGCTGGGCAGGAGAG GTACCACAGCATCACGAAGCAGTTCTTCCGCAAAGTTGACGGCGTGGTCATTGTGTATGACATCACTGCTGAGCAAAGCTTCATCGCTGTACGTCATTGGCTGACCAGTGTGCAG gaaggggcaggagaggacATTCCCATCATGCTCCTGGGGAACAAAAAGGACATGGAGAGTGAGCGGCAGGTCCAGGCCAGAGTGGGCGAGGCGTTGGCCAAG GAATGCCAGCTCTGCTTCTATGAATGCAGTGCCTTCTCTGGCCAAAATGTGTTGGAGTCCATGGTCCATCTGGCCAA ACTCCTGAAGGAGCAGGAAGACGGAGAGAAGGAGAAGACCATCCAGCTGGTGAACAGGGCTGCCAGCAGACGGTCCTGCTGCTTGGGGCAGTAG